The Anabaena sp. WA102 genome contains a region encoding:
- a CDS encoding DUF2283 domain-containing protein produces MKITYDAEVDVLRIIFSNIPIEESDEEKPGIILDYDDAGNIVGIEIIDASKRIDNPCLFEYSVNN; encoded by the coding sequence ATGAAAATCACCTACGACGCAGAAGTTGATGTTTTAAGAATTATATTCAGCAATATACCAATTGAAGAAAGTGATGAAGAAAAACCAGGAATCATTTTAGATTATGACGACGCTGGAAATATTGTAGGAATTGAAATAATAGACGCTTCTAAACGTATAGATAACCCATGTTTGTTTGAGTATTCTGTTAATAATTAG
- a CDS encoding XRE family transcriptional regulator: MATKLSDIMAQLPPEQRAKIEARAQELILENMTLQDMRKARKLTQESMAELLGIRQDSVSRLEKRADLLLSTLRSYVKAMGGDLKLVAEFPDRPSVIISALGELEDEDSIPE; the protein is encoded by the coding sequence ATGGCGACAAAATTAAGTGATATTATGGCACAATTACCACCGGAACAGCGGGCAAAAATTGAAGCCCGCGCCCAAGAACTGATTTTGGAAAATATGACTCTTCAAGATATGAGAAAAGCCAGAAAATTAACTCAAGAATCTATGGCAGAATTATTAGGAATCCGTCAAGATAGTGTTTCTAGATTAGAAAAACGGGCGGATCTTTTACTTTCTACATTACGTAGTTATGTAAAAGCAATGGGAGGAGATTTAAAACTTGTGGCAGAATTTCCTGATAGACCTTCTGTGATTATTTCCGCATTAGGAGAATTAGAAGATGAAGATTCCATACCGGAATAA
- a CDS encoding type II toxin-antitoxin system RelE/ParE family toxin, producing MTWEILFHDEFLPEFSELTTEVQEELLAHTKLLEFAGPLLRRPHADTLKGSRHKNMKELRFYADDGVWRIAFAFDPKKKAILLVAGNKAGTSEKRFYKQLITKADKRFDSHLQELKDKGE from the coding sequence ATGACATGGGAAATTTTATTTCATGACGAATTTCTACCTGAATTTTCTGAACTAACAACAGAAGTACAGGAAGAACTTCTTGCACACACAAAATTACTAGAATTCGCCGGTCCACTCCTACGTAGACCTCATGCTGATACACTTAAAGGTTCTCGACATAAAAATATGAAAGAACTGCGTTTTTATGCGGACGATGGTGTGTGGCGAATAGCTTTTGCTTTTGATCCAAAAAAGAAAGCAATATTACTTGTAGCTGGTAATAAAGCTGGAACAAGTGAAAAAAGATTTTACAAACAATTAATTACAAAAGCAGATAAAAGATTTGACTCCCATCTTCAGGAATTAAAAGACAAAGGAGAATAA
- a CDS encoding Uma2 family endonuclease, producing MTIAQEIRYYSPEEYLEFEVNSELRHEYIDGLIIPMTGGTPNHNKIAGNLYVAIHFALKRQPYEVYYTDQRLWIPKRRIHTYPDVMIVQTPLVFEEGRNDTITNPVMIAEVLSKSTKGYDRDEKFAAYRTIASFQEYILIDQYTIHVEQYVKTDNRKWMFLEYEDINDTLNLTSVSCQISLADIYEKIDFTSTES from the coding sequence ATGACTATTGCACAAGAAATACGCTACTACTCACCTGAAGAATACCTAGAATTTGAGGTAAATTCAGAATTACGTCACGAATATATTGATGGATTAATTATCCCCATGACAGGCGGAACACCAAATCATAATAAAATAGCTGGTAATTTATATGTTGCCATACATTTTGCCCTCAAGCGTCAGCCTTACGAAGTCTATTATACTGACCAACGGCTTTGGATTCCTAAACGACGGATTCATACTTATCCTGATGTAATGATTGTTCAAACTCCCCTAGTATTTGAAGAAGGAAGAAATGACACTATTACTAACCCGGTTATGATTGCTGAAGTGTTATCAAAATCTACCAAAGGTTATGATAGAGATGAAAAGTTTGCAGCTTATCGGACTATTGCTAGTTTTCAAGAATATATTTTAATTGACCAATACACAATTCACGTTGAACAATATGTAAAAACTGATAATAGAAAATGGATGTTTTTAGAATATGAAGATATTAATGATACTTTAAATTTAACTTCTGTTTCTTGTCAAATTTCTCTGGCTGATATTTATGAAAAAATAGACTTTACCAGTACAGAATCTTAA
- a CDS encoding SDR family NAD(P)-dependent oxidoreductase, whose amino-acid sequence MKIQGKVALITGASRGIGKAIALELAKQGMKRLILVARDRQKLAEVAAEIEALGVEATIMALDLTHSINVNIAVAQLWRSYGPIHLLVNCAGVAHQNSFLQSKLPQLQEELSVNLLGMYTLTSLIAKRMVSQKKGIIVNVSSLMGKVAAPTMATYSATKFAIVGFTQALRQELAQHNIRVIALLPSLTETDMVRDLQSFRGVIPMTPEQVAQALVIGIENDTAEILVGWQSHLAVLCQRLAPWLLEIILQLATPKKPLPDAAG is encoded by the coding sequence ATGAAGATTCAAGGAAAAGTTGCACTCATTACCGGGGCTTCTCGTGGCATTGGTAAAGCGATCGCCCTAGAATTAGCCAAACAAGGCATGAAAAGGTTAATATTGGTAGCACGCGATCGCCAAAAGTTAGCCGAAGTAGCCGCCGAAATTGAAGCTTTAGGCGTAGAAGCTACAATCATGGCCTTAGACTTAACCCACTCCATCAACGTCAACATAGCCGTAGCCCAACTTTGGCGCAGTTATGGACCAATTCATCTCCTCGTAAATTGTGCCGGAGTCGCACATCAAAACTCGTTTCTGCAATCAAAACTTCCCCAACTGCAAGAAGAACTCTCCGTCAATTTGTTGGGAATGTACACCCTCACCAGCTTGATAGCCAAACGCATGGTTAGTCAAAAAAAGGGAATCATTGTCAATGTCTCCAGTTTAATGGGGAAAGTTGCCGCACCGACAATGGCCACATATTCCGCCACTAAATTTGCCATTGTCGGATTTACCCAAGCCTTACGTCAAGAACTCGCCCAACACAATATTCGCGTTATCGCCCTACTCCCTTCCCTCACCGAAACAGACATGGTGCGTGACTTGCAATCATTTCGGGGAGTAATTCCCATGACACCCGAACAAGTCGCTCAAGCGCTCGTCATCGGCATAGAAAACGATACCGCAGAAATCCTAGTCGGCTGGCAATCTCACTTAGCCGTATTATGCCAACGTCTCGCCCCTTGGTTACTAGAAATCATCCTGCAACTAGCAACACCCAAAAAACCATTACCTGACGCTGCGGGATAA
- a CDS encoding metallophosphatase has product MIMWAILSGIEGNLAAYEAVIADIKLKNRYVEALYIIGDLVGPRRECEQLVERVKSPRRGELEPMICKGWWEEQCLILHGLGPTGDAPELLAKYGGDTVQMLWDCVSRQTVQWLRSLDFGFFELDCLLIHGSTMGVNDELTPDTPPIQMLDRLSRMQANNLFCGRSGLTFQYQLQAGSITSEIITLDHQFSPQTVTVTPRQVIGVGNVGRIPGQATYTLYNPGTNQVQFKTVFYGQSKGFQIHPQSKT; this is encoded by the coding sequence TTGATTATGTGGGCAATTTTAAGTGGAATTGAAGGAAATTTAGCAGCTTATGAGGCTGTGATAGCTGATATTAAGCTGAAAAATCGTTATGTAGAGGCATTGTATATCATCGGTGATTTAGTTGGACCAAGGCGAGAATGTGAACAGCTAGTGGAAAGGGTGAAATCACCTCGTCGGGGTGAATTAGAACCAATGATTTGCAAGGGATGGTGGGAAGAACAGTGTTTGATTTTACATGGTTTGGGTCCGACTGGAGACGCACCGGAATTGCTGGCAAAATATGGGGGTGATACGGTGCAGATGTTGTGGGATTGTGTTTCCCGTCAGACTGTACAATGGTTGCGATCGCTCGATTTTGGTTTTTTTGAATTAGATTGTTTATTAATACATGGTTCGACAATGGGGGTAAATGATGAACTGACCCCGGATACTCCTCCTATTCAAATGTTAGATAGATTATCAAGAATGCAAGCAAATAATCTATTTTGCGGTCGTTCTGGGTTAACTTTTCAGTATCAGTTACAAGCAGGATCTATTACCAGTGAAATCATTACTCTTGATCATCAATTTTCCCCACAAACAGTCACAGTTACCCCTCGTCAAGTGATTGGGGTCGGAAATGTGGGACGGATACCAGGACAAGCAACCTATACTCTCTACAATCCTGGTACAAATCAGGTACAGTTTAAAACTGTATTTTATGGACAGAGTAAGGGTTTTCAAATACACCCGCAGAGTAAAACCTGA
- a CDS encoding metallophosphoesterase family protein gives MKIAVMSCIHGNYEALNAVLLDINQQKAEKIFCVGDLVGYGPHPNAVINQIRSLDIPTCAGCWDEDIVEGLNACDCSYPSLLAEKRGFQAHEWTNKEIHPENREFLASLPYSLQWQNLAFVHGSPHSNHEYLLPELDAFVALERVLSTGADVLFCGHTHVPYSRNLDAGELQVQVANQAASRKISFSSALKKIVNVGSVGEPRHGRPNATYVIYETDTQGVTLREVTYDYQKTCAAIIEKGLPEIFAWRLAHGLEYAERADDPTHVCTR, from the coding sequence ATGAAAATAGCTGTTATGTCATGTATTCATGGTAATTATGAAGCCTTAAATGCTGTATTATTAGATATTAACCAACAAAAAGCCGAGAAGATATTTTGTGTTGGTGATTTGGTAGGATATGGACCCCATCCTAATGCGGTAATTAACCAAATTCGCTCTTTAGATATTCCTACCTGTGCTGGTTGTTGGGATGAAGATATTGTGGAAGGATTGAATGCTTGCGATTGTAGTTATCCTTCATTATTAGCAGAAAAAAGAGGTTTTCAAGCTCATGAATGGACAAATAAGGAAATTCATCCAGAAAACCGCGAATTTTTAGCCAGTTTACCCTATAGTCTCCAGTGGCAAAATTTAGCTTTTGTTCATGGTAGTCCCCATAGTAATCATGAATATTTGTTACCTGAACTTGATGCTTTTGTGGCCTTAGAACGGGTACTTTCCACAGGTGCAGATGTGCTGTTTTGTGGACATACTCATGTTCCCTATAGTCGTAATCTTGATGCTGGTGAGTTACAAGTTCAAGTTGCTAATCAAGCAGCATCACGGAAAATTAGCTTTTCATCTGCGCTGAAGAAGATTGTTAATGTTGGTTCTGTTGGAGAACCTCGACATGGACGACCAAATGCAACTTATGTAATTTATGAAACTGATACTCAAGGGGTGACTTTGCGGGAAGTGACCTATGATTATCAAAAAACCTGTGCAGCAATTATAGAGAAGGGATTACCAGAAATCTTTGCTTGGCGTTTAGCGCATGGTTTGGAGTATGCTGAACGCGCAGATGATCCAACTCATGTTTGTACTAGATAA
- a CDS encoding GTP-binding protein yields MSLPMITVVAGLSGAGKTTWICQQIRDVRSVKKVIYFCPGTGNVPIDQTKIATEFPELRIFSDGQEIEFLYQIPTADSVYVELGAYLELDSVSKILDHRTYHAIAVIPPELKNSEYDSWANEIIYGAPAPMIIGENLWRVATTGQVIDENSLDEFWHEITHGAYGIVTRAKAIFDVNDGRSLYCDFVSGVPQIDFLELDLPRHLQGRPQRFSGIEIVGKNLDKTALKATLSDCCLSESLIFQYQQQVQQILLEGQQV; encoded by the coding sequence ATGTCTTTACCCATGATTACTGTTGTTGCTGGATTATCCGGTGCGGGCAAAACTACCTGGATTTGTCAACAAATTCGAGATGTTCGATCTGTTAAAAAAGTCATTTATTTTTGTCCAGGAACTGGGAATGTTCCTATTGATCAAACTAAAATAGCTACTGAATTTCCTGAGTTGAGAATTTTTAGTGATGGTCAAGAAATTGAATTTCTTTATCAAATACCCACAGCAGATAGTGTTTATGTGGAATTGGGTGCTTATTTGGAATTAGACAGTGTATCAAAAATATTAGATCATCGCACTTACCACGCTATAGCAGTTATTCCTCCGGAGTTAAAAAATTCGGAGTATGATAGTTGGGCAAATGAAATTATATATGGCGCACCTGCACCCATGATAATTGGAGAAAATTTATGGAGGGTAGCAACTACAGGTCAAGTTATTGATGAAAATAGTTTGGATGAATTTTGGCATGAAATAACTCATGGTGCTTATGGGATTGTTACTCGTGCTAAGGCAATTTTCGATGTTAATGATGGACGTTCTCTTTACTGTGATTTTGTCTCTGGTGTTCCCCAAATAGATTTTTTAGAATTAGACTTACCACGACATTTACAAGGTAGACCTCAGCGGTTTAGTGGCATAGAAATAGTAGGCAAGAATTTAGATAAAACAGCCTTAAAAGCAACATTATCGGATTGCTGTTTATCGGAATCCTTAATTTTTCAATATCAACAACAAGTACAACAAATTTTATTAGAAGGTCAACAAGTATGA
- the hisI gene encoding phosphoribosyl-AMP cyclohydrolase codes for MVLATEMIGNLKFNEQGLIPAIAQDYYDGTVLMMAWMNAESIQKTLATGEVHYWSRSRSQLWHKGATSAHIQKVKELFYDCDGDTILIKIEQVGGIACHTGVRSCFFNSVEIFPRKL; via the coding sequence ATGGTTTTAGCTACTGAAATGATTGGGAATCTGAAATTTAATGAGCAAGGTTTAATTCCAGCTATAGCTCAAGATTACTATGATGGTACTGTTTTAATGATGGCTTGGATGAATGCAGAATCAATTCAAAAAACTCTGGCTACAGGTGAAGTTCATTATTGGAGTCGTTCTCGTTCTCAGTTATGGCATAAGGGGGCAACATCTGCACATATTCAAAAGGTAAAAGAGCTTTTTTATGATTGTGATGGTGATACAATTCTCATTAAAATTGAGCAAGTTGGTGGTATTGCCTGTCATACTGGGGTTAGAAGTTGCTTTTTTAATTCTGTGGAAATTTTCCCTCGTAAATTATAA
- the folE gene encoding GTP cyclohydrolase I FolE, with protein MTLSIRPELTAADVISSLSHQQQPTVTEAEMMQAVRTLLIGLGENPDREGLKDTPKRVVKALKFLTNGYDQSVDELLNGAVFTEDANEMVLVRDIDIFSSCEHHILPIIGRAHVAYIPNGKVIGLSKIARICEMYARRLQVQERLTLQIANALQGLLKPQGVAVVIEATHMCMVMRGVQKPGSWTVTSAMRGVFSEDARTREEFMNLIRHNANFK; from the coding sequence ATGACTTTATCCATTCGTCCAGAACTAACTGCTGCTGATGTAATTTCATCTTTATCTCATCAGCAACAACCAACCGTAACAGAAGCAGAGATGATGCAAGCTGTACGCACTTTACTGATTGGATTAGGAGAAAATCCAGACCGTGAGGGATTAAAGGATACTCCTAAAAGAGTTGTTAAAGCCTTAAAATTTCTGACCAATGGATATGATCAATCTGTAGATGAATTGCTAAATGGAGCAGTATTTACAGAAGATGCAAATGAAATGGTGTTAGTCAGGGATATTGATATTTTTAGTTCCTGCGAACACCACATATTACCAATCATTGGTCGCGCTCATGTTGCTTATATTCCTAATGGTAAGGTGATAGGTTTATCAAAAATTGCCCGCATTTGTGAAATGTATGCTCGACGTTTACAAGTGCAAGAAAGGCTGACTTTACAAATTGCTAATGCACTGCAAGGTTTACTCAAGCCTCAAGGAGTTGCAGTGGTAATTGAAGCAACTCATATGTGTATGGTGATGAGAGGAGTCCAAAAACCAGGTTCTTGGACTGTTACCAGCGCCATGCGTGGGGTGTTTTCTGAAGACGCACGGACTCGTGAAGAATTTATGAATTTGATTCGACACAATGCTAATTTTAAATAA
- a CDS encoding CobW family GTP-binding protein, translating to MNTITLDTTNIIPEIPKQGMPVTIITGFLGSGKTTLLNQILQNKQDLKVAVLVNEFGDINIDSQLLISVDQDMVELSNGCICCTINDGLVDAVYRVLEREERIDYLVIETTGVADPLPIILTFFSTELRDLTNIDSILTVVDAEAFDEEHFQSEAALKQITYGDIILLNKTDLVTPEKIQEVENFIHDIKHGAKILHTQYGEVALPLILDVGLTPKDKYIAIDDEDTHKHEHHHEHEHHHHHSDHLDNDGFVSISFQSYKPFDVHKFENFLTEEMPDNVFRAKGILWFSDSELRHIFQLSGPRYTLNADEWPNQPKNQVVFVGRKLDNNEIYTKLNKCLL from the coding sequence ATGAATACCATCACTCTCGACACAACAAACATCATTCCTGAAATTCCCAAACAAGGAATGCCCGTAACTATTATTACCGGATTTTTAGGAAGTGGAAAAACCACACTTTTAAATCAAATTCTTCAGAACAAACAAGATTTAAAAGTCGCTGTCCTCGTTAATGAGTTTGGCGATATTAACATTGATAGTCAATTACTAATTTCTGTAGACCAAGATATGGTAGAACTTAGTAATGGCTGTATATGTTGTACAATTAATGATGGTTTAGTTGATGCTGTTTATCGAGTTTTAGAACGAGAAGAACGGATTGATTATCTAGTTATTGAAACCACAGGTGTAGCTGACCCTTTACCAATTATCCTAACTTTTTTTAGCACAGAACTGAGAGATTTAACTAACATAGATTCGATTCTCACAGTGGTAGATGCTGAAGCATTTGACGAAGAACACTTCCAGAGTGAAGCAGCTTTAAAACAGATTACTTATGGGGATATTATTCTCCTCAATAAAACAGACCTTGTTACCCCAGAGAAAATTCAAGAAGTAGAAAATTTCATCCATGATATCAAGCATGGAGCGAAGATTTTACATACTCAATATGGTGAAGTTGCTTTACCTCTAATTTTAGATGTGGGTTTAACACCAAAAGATAAGTACATTGCTATTGATGACGAAGATACTCATAAACATGAACATCATCATGAACATGAGCATCATCATCATCACTCTGATCATTTAGACAATGATGGGTTTGTTTCCATTTCTTTCCAAAGTTATAAACCATTCGATGTGCATAAATTTGAGAATTTCCTAACCGAAGAAATGCCAGACAATGTATTTCGAGCTAAGGGTATTTTATGGTTTAGTGATAGTGAGTTACGTCATATCTTCCAACTGAGTGGACCTCGTTACACATTGAACGCTGACGAATGGCCTAATCAACCTAAAAACCAGGTAGTTTTTGTTGGCAGAAAACTGGATAATAATGAGATTTACACAAAACTTAACAAATGTTTGTTATAA
- a CDS encoding IS4 family transposase translates to MLPQSYQTIFRKHLSEQQYLTLEILLLLIQAHRQVKLSKLASLFPQPIKYESRKRNLQRFLGIGKLCVKLLWFPLIKYWIRQSLTPKQLNREQRRYFHKKQYQKYGYWMVALDRTQWKGRNIFMVTLVWGTHALPLYWETLNHVGNSNLQTQKRLIKTAIKLLKKCRIVVLADREFHSPKLAKWLDEQGVYFALRQKKNLYFQEKPEQEYQVLKNQGFKPGMSRFYEKVKCGKGDELGLFNIAVYWKRKYRNSGPKEPWYILTNLPTLQQTLCLYRCRWGIEQFFKDCKTGGYNLEDTKVNETRFLALVLLIVIAYSLATMHGQRMKKLGIETYAGRIQQHQDKYPRQSDFSFALYGQLWIYGMELWADLALNLINLKPHKRLFFQRGFQALSLMKQAL, encoded by the coding sequence ATGTTACCACAATCATATCAAACAATTTTCCGAAAGCATTTGAGTGAACAGCAGTATTTGACACTAGAGATATTGTTGTTATTAATACAGGCTCATCGCCAAGTAAAACTGTCAAAATTGGCCAGCTTGTTTCCCCAACCAATTAAATATGAAAGCAGGAAACGTAATCTACAAAGATTTTTAGGAATAGGTAAACTCTGCGTAAAATTATTATGGTTTCCATTGATAAAATATTGGATTAGACAATCGTTAACACCAAAACAACTGAATCGAGAACAGCGCCGTTATTTTCATAAAAAACAGTATCAAAAATATGGTTATTGGATGGTAGCACTGGATAGAACACAGTGGAAGGGGCGAAATATATTTATGGTGACATTGGTATGGGGTACTCATGCCCTACCACTATATTGGGAAACATTAAATCATGTCGGAAATAGTAATTTACAAACACAGAAAAGATTAATAAAGACAGCAATAAAGTTGTTAAAAAAATGTCGAATTGTGGTGTTAGCAGACAGAGAATTTCATAGTCCAAAACTGGCTAAATGGCTTGATGAGCAAGGAGTTTACTTCGCTTTACGCCAGAAGAAAAACCTTTATTTTCAAGAAAAACCTGAACAAGAATATCAAGTTCTTAAAAATCAAGGATTTAAGCCAGGAATGTCGAGATTTTATGAAAAAGTTAAATGTGGTAAAGGGGATGAATTAGGCTTATTTAATATCGCTGTTTATTGGAAGAGAAAATATCGGAACTCTGGACCAAAAGAACCTTGGTATATCTTGACGAATCTACCAACTCTCCAACAAACTTTATGCCTCTATAGATGTCGATGGGGAATTGAGCAATTCTTTAAGGATTGTAAAACTGGTGGTTATAATTTAGAGGATACTAAAGTAAATGAAACTCGCTTTTTAGCTTTAGTATTATTGATTGTCATTGCTTATAGTTTAGCCACTATGCACGGTCAACGGATGAAAAAATTAGGTATAGAGACTTATGCCGGACGTATTCAACAACATCAGGACAAGTACCCACGTCAAAGTGATTTTAGCTTTGCTCTCTACGGACAACTATGGATTTATGGTATGGAATTATGGGCTGATTTAGCTCTGAATTTAATCAATCTCAAGCCTCATAAACGCCTCTTTTTTCAACGGGGCTTTCAGGCTCTATCCCTTATGAAACAAGCTCTTTAG
- the thrS gene encoding threonine--tRNA ligase: protein MVSSITQSQDSLNLHEDDKLTRIRHTSAHIMAMAVQRLFPGTKVAIGPVTEIGFYYDFDCPVSITPDDLGKIEIEMQRIIKVNLPIIREEVERAEIRAEIAELNEPYKLEILERIPESEIITRYFIGTPETGNSETSLFVTDIQPANNYWWDLCAGPHINFTGEIDPHAFKLLNVAGAYWQGDETKPQLQRIYGTAWQTKAELENYLQLREEALRRDHRKLGQELNLFSIQEEAGGGLVFWHPNGAIIRYIIEDYWREAHLESGYQLLYTPHIANLNLWKTSGHFDFYQESMFDSMDVENQAYQIKPMNCPFHVLTYKHQLHSYRELPLRWAELGTVYRYERSGALHGLMRVRGFTQDDAHIFCLPDQIADEILGVLNLTEQILSDFGFKQYEINLSTRPDKSVGTDDVWELATTALEQALNTKGWNYVVDQGGGAFYGPKIDIKIKDAIGRLWQCSTIQVDFNLPERFDMEYIAADGSRQRPIMIHRAIFGSLERFFGILIENYAGDFPLWLAPVQLRLLPVSDDFREYAKSVAADFKKVGFRVEVDSSGERLGKQIRTAQLEKIPVVAVVGKKEVESKTLSVRSRQAGDLGVLTLSELVDHLQVIKH, encoded by the coding sequence ATGGTCAGTTCAATAACCCAGTCTCAAGACAGCTTGAACCTGCACGAAGACGACAAACTTACACGAATTCGGCACACCAGCGCCCATATCATGGCTATGGCGGTACAAAGACTATTTCCAGGGACTAAGGTAGCAATTGGCCCCGTCACAGAAATTGGATTCTACTACGATTTTGATTGTCCAGTCAGCATCACCCCTGATGACTTAGGCAAAATTGAAATCGAAATGCAACGGATAATCAAAGTTAACCTACCTATTATCCGGGAAGAGGTGGAACGAGCCGAAATTCGCGCCGAAATTGCCGAATTAAACGAGCCTTACAAGCTAGAAATCTTAGAACGTATACCCGAATCAGAAATTATCACCCGCTACTTCATTGGTACTCCTGAAACTGGTAATTCAGAAACTTCATTGTTTGTCACAGATATTCAACCAGCGAATAACTATTGGTGGGATTTGTGTGCAGGTCCTCACATTAACTTTACTGGTGAAATTGATCCTCATGCCTTTAAATTATTAAATGTTGCTGGTGCTTATTGGCAAGGTGATGAAACTAAACCTCAGCTACAAAGGATTTACGGGACAGCTTGGCAAACAAAAGCAGAATTAGAAAATTACCTCCAACTAAGAGAAGAAGCCCTCCGTCGAGATCATCGCAAGTTAGGTCAAGAACTTAACTTATTTAGTATTCAAGAAGAAGCCGGTGGTGGTTTAGTATTTTGGCATCCCAATGGCGCAATTATTCGCTACATAATTGAAGATTATTGGCGCGAAGCTCATCTAGAATCTGGTTATCAATTACTGTATACACCTCATATAGCCAATCTCAACCTATGGAAAACATCGGGTCATTTTGACTTTTATCAAGAAAGTATGTTTGACTCGATGGATGTGGAAAATCAGGCTTATCAAATTAAGCCCATGAATTGCCCTTTTCATGTTCTAACTTATAAACATCAACTTCATTCCTATCGAGAATTACCATTAAGATGGGCAGAATTAGGAACTGTTTATCGTTATGAACGATCTGGAGCATTACATGGTTTAATGCGAGTCAGAGGATTTACTCAAGATGATGCTCATATCTTTTGTTTACCTGACCAAATTGCTGATGAAATACTAGGAGTTTTAAATCTCACTGAGCAAATTTTATCAGATTTTGGTTTTAAACAATATGAGATCAATCTTTCTACCCGTCCTGATAAATCAGTTGGAACTGATGATGTTTGGGAATTAGCCACAACGGCACTAGAACAAGCTTTAAATACTAAGGGCTGGAATTATGTTGTTGATCAAGGTGGTGGGGCTTTTTATGGGCCAAAGATAGACATTAAAATTAAAGATGCTATTGGTCGTTTGTGGCAATGTTCAACTATTCAGGTAGATTTTAATTTGCCAGAAAGGTTTGATATGGAATATATTGCTGCTGATGGTAGTCGGCAAAGACCAATTATGATTCATCGGGCTATTTTTGGTTCTTTGGAACGCTTTTTTGGGATTTTAATTGAGAATTATGCAGGAGACTTCCCCTTGTGGTTAGCACCTGTACAATTGCGGTTGTTACCTGTAAGTGATGACTTTCGAGAATATGCAAAATCAGTAGCAGCAGATTTTAAAAAAGTTGGATTTAGGGTAGAAGTAGATAGCAGTGGTGAACGTTTAGGGAAACAAATTCGGACAGCACAATTGGAAAAAATTCCCGTTGTTGCCGTTGTTGGTAAGAAAGAAGTAGAAAGCAAAACTTTGAGTGTCAGAAGTAGACAAGCTGGAGATTTAGGAGTTTTGACTTTAAGTGAACTTGTAGATCATTTACAAGTGATAAAACATTAA